In Nicotiana tabacum cultivar K326 chromosome 11, ASM71507v2, whole genome shotgun sequence, a single window of DNA contains:
- the LOC142165834 gene encoding uncharacterized protein LOC142165834, whose product MKDLMSQKFDFYDLATVTLTQTCSAVVTRPVAEKLSDLGSFTIPYTIGNFSFDKLADRTVKRPSGILDDVLIPLGKFMFPTDFVILDCKVDEEIPITLGRPFLATGRALIDCEIEELKMRLNDEEITFNVQKSMRRPSEFANYSLIDVVDVIVEADDETLTIEDPLAAC is encoded by the exons atgaaggacttgatgtcccaaAAATTCGATTTCTATGACTTGGCCACAGTGACTCTTACTCAGACCTGCAGTGCTGTGGTGACTAGACCAGTTGCTGAGAAGCTGTCTGACCTAGGGAGTTTTACAATTCCCTACACCATTGGTAACTTTTCTTTTGACAAG CTGGCTGACAGAACCGTGAAAAGACCCTCTGGTATCTTGGATGATGTGTTGATTCCGTTAGGAAAATTTATGTTCCCtacagattttgtgattctagatTGCAAGGTAGATGAAGAAATTCCCATAACTTTGGGAAGGCCGTTCTTGGCCACAgggagagctctcattgattgtgagATCGAGGAGCTCAAGATGAGATTGAACGATGAGGAGATAACATTCAACGTGCaaaaatctatgaggcgaccaagtgaattcgccaattATTCTCTTATTGATGTTGTGGATGTAATCGTAGAAGCTGATGATGAGACATTAACTATTGAGGACCCTCTTGCTGCATGTTAG